A genome region from Arachis duranensis cultivar V14167 chromosome 8, aradu.V14167.gnm2.J7QH, whole genome shotgun sequence includes the following:
- the LOC107463075 gene encoding uncharacterized protein LOC107463075 isoform X3, which yields MIGIDLQQRQHFIAALESRFFFLAADARSTLRGWRPSYRSVLLQLRKKLNITCSTKLSTEDLELEIFLHLLHCNSGKESEDYLGLLDISTTSDGQSSLQGGLSQWKVQSLAALKVGAQDLRSIILKGGGAFTLAKIYQLLAGKLSGKVLAEAANYQIKKELIKKGGQLAITNLESRAALLAAKQGFLGAASRYLGFRSMITLLGPVLWGTFLADLVIQMLGTDYARLLRAIYAFAQIRVIRTYRLPADVTDE from the exons ATGATTGGCATCGACCTTCAGCAACGACAACACTTCATAGCTGCTCTGGAGTCCCGATTTTTCTTCCTTGCTGCTGATGCCCGCTCTACCTTAAG GGGTTGGAGACCATCTTATAGAAGTGTATTGCTTCAACTCAGGAAAAAACTTAACATTACTTGCTCAACCAAATTGTCAACTGAAGACCTTGAACTAGAGATTTTCCTCCACCTGTTGCACTGCAATTCAGG GAAGGAATCAGAAGATTATCTAGGTTTATTGGACATAAGCACAACGTCTGATGGCCAGAGCAGTCTACAAGGCGGACTCAGTCAGTGGAAAGTTCAATCTCTGGCCGCTTTGAAAGTTGGGGCACAAGATCTTCGATCAATTATTTTGAAG GGTGGTGGTGCATTCACATTGGCAAAGATATATCAATTG TTAGCAGGGAAATTATCTGGCAAAGTGCTTGCAGAAGCTGCTAACTACCAGATTAAGAAAGAGCTAATTAAGAAG GGTGGACAGTTAGCTATTACGAATCTAGAATCCCGAGCAGCCTTGCTTGCAGCTAAACAG gGTTTTCTTGGTGCTGCATCAAGATATCTCGGTTTTAGAAGCATGATCACATTACTTGGACCTGT GCTCTGGGGAACATTTTTGGCAGATCTGGTCATTCAAATGCTTGGAACAGATTATGCTAGACTCTTGCGTGCAATTTATGCTTTCGCTCAG ATTCGAGTAATTCGCACTTACAGACTGCCAGCTGACGTTACTGATGAGTAG
- the LOC107463075 gene encoding uncharacterized protein LOC107463075 isoform X2, with protein MLNCNSVNSANDELFQRGLRFRVEAANSNANAISYSSDSHSFDPDLHSVLELATESELCEIESILFGPSYLSPLLKSITSSNRVEDVERTMIGIDLQQRQHFIAALESRFFFLAADARSTLRGWRPSYRSVLLQLRKKLNITCSTKLSTEDLELEIFLHLLHCNSGKESEDYLGLLDISTTSDGQSSLQGGLSQWKVQSLAALKVGAQDLRSIILKGGGAFTLAKIYQLLAGKLSGKVLAEAANYQIKKELIKKGGQLAITNLESRAALLAAKQGFLGAASRYLGFRSMITLLGPVLWGTFLADLVIQMLGTDYARLLRAIYAFAQIRVIRTYRLPADVTDE; from the exons ATGCTCAATTGCAATTCGGTAAATAGTGCGAATGACGAGCTATTTCAACGAGGGTTAAGATTTCGGGTGGAAGCTgcaaattcaaatgcaaatgcAATTTCTTATTCCAGTGACAGTCATTCCTTTGATCCAGACCTCCACTCAGTGCTTGAACTTGCCACCGAGTCAGAGTTGTGTGAAATTGAATCAATTCTTTTTGGCCCCAG CTACTTGAGCCCTTTGCTAAAATCCATCACAAGCTCAAACAGAGTAGAGGATGTTGAACGAACCATGATTGGCATCGACCTTCAGCAACGACAACACTTCATAGCTGCTCTGGAGTCCCGATTTTTCTTCCTTGCTGCTGATGCCCGCTCTACCTTAAG GGGTTGGAGACCATCTTATAGAAGTGTATTGCTTCAACTCAGGAAAAAACTTAACATTACTTGCTCAACCAAATTGTCAACTGAAGACCTTGAACTAGAGATTTTCCTCCACCTGTTGCACTGCAATTCAGG GAAGGAATCAGAAGATTATCTAGGTTTATTGGACATAAGCACAACGTCTGATGGCCAGAGCAGTCTACAAGGCGGACTCAGTCAGTGGAAAGTTCAATCTCTGGCCGCTTTGAAAGTTGGGGCACAAGATCTTCGATCAATTATTTTGAAG GGTGGTGGTGCATTCACATTGGCAAAGATATATCAATTG TTAGCAGGGAAATTATCTGGCAAAGTGCTTGCAGAAGCTGCTAACTACCAGATTAAGAAAGAGCTAATTAAGAAG GGTGGACAGTTAGCTATTACGAATCTAGAATCCCGAGCAGCCTTGCTTGCAGCTAAACAG gGTTTTCTTGGTGCTGCATCAAGATATCTCGGTTTTAGAAGCATGATCACATTACTTGGACCTGT GCTCTGGGGAACATTTTTGGCAGATCTGGTCATTCAAATGCTTGGAACAGATTATGCTAGACTCTTGCGTGCAATTTATGCTTTCGCTCAG ATTCGAGTAATTCGCACTTACAGACTGCCAGCTGACGTTACTGATGAGTAG
- the LOC107463075 gene encoding uncharacterized protein LOC107463075 isoform X1, whose product MSVASKLCLLSSSWCCIERCRVFSAHTYYYPMLNCNSVNSANDELFQRGLRFRVEAANSNANAISYSSDSHSFDPDLHSVLELATESELCEIESILFGPSYLSPLLKSITSSNRVEDVERTMIGIDLQQRQHFIAALESRFFFLAADARSTLRGWRPSYRSVLLQLRKKLNITCSTKLSTEDLELEIFLHLLHCNSGKESEDYLGLLDISTTSDGQSSLQGGLSQWKVQSLAALKVGAQDLRSIILKGGGAFTLAKIYQLLAGKLSGKVLAEAANYQIKKELIKKGGQLAITNLESRAALLAAKQGFLGAASRYLGFRSMITLLGPVLWGTFLADLVIQMLGTDYARLLRAIYAFAQIRVIRTYRLPADVTDE is encoded by the exons ATGAGTGTGGCGTCGAAGCTGTGCTTGTTATCGTCGTCGTGGTGCTGTATAGAGAGATGTAGAGTTTTTAGTGCTCACACTTACTATTACCCA ATGCTCAATTGCAATTCGGTAAATAGTGCGAATGACGAGCTATTTCAACGAGGGTTAAGATTTCGGGTGGAAGCTgcaaattcaaatgcaaatgcAATTTCTTATTCCAGTGACAGTCATTCCTTTGATCCAGACCTCCACTCAGTGCTTGAACTTGCCACCGAGTCAGAGTTGTGTGAAATTGAATCAATTCTTTTTGGCCCCAG CTACTTGAGCCCTTTGCTAAAATCCATCACAAGCTCAAACAGAGTAGAGGATGTTGAACGAACCATGATTGGCATCGACCTTCAGCAACGACAACACTTCATAGCTGCTCTGGAGTCCCGATTTTTCTTCCTTGCTGCTGATGCCCGCTCTACCTTAAG GGGTTGGAGACCATCTTATAGAAGTGTATTGCTTCAACTCAGGAAAAAACTTAACATTACTTGCTCAACCAAATTGTCAACTGAAGACCTTGAACTAGAGATTTTCCTCCACCTGTTGCACTGCAATTCAGG GAAGGAATCAGAAGATTATCTAGGTTTATTGGACATAAGCACAACGTCTGATGGCCAGAGCAGTCTACAAGGCGGACTCAGTCAGTGGAAAGTTCAATCTCTGGCCGCTTTGAAAGTTGGGGCACAAGATCTTCGATCAATTATTTTGAAG GGTGGTGGTGCATTCACATTGGCAAAGATATATCAATTG TTAGCAGGGAAATTATCTGGCAAAGTGCTTGCAGAAGCTGCTAACTACCAGATTAAGAAAGAGCTAATTAAGAAG GGTGGACAGTTAGCTATTACGAATCTAGAATCCCGAGCAGCCTTGCTTGCAGCTAAACAG gGTTTTCTTGGTGCTGCATCAAGATATCTCGGTTTTAGAAGCATGATCACATTACTTGGACCTGT GCTCTGGGGAACATTTTTGGCAGATCTGGTCATTCAAATGCTTGGAACAGATTATGCTAGACTCTTGCGTGCAATTTATGCTTTCGCTCAG ATTCGAGTAATTCGCACTTACAGACTGCCAGCTGACGTTACTGATGAGTAG
- the LOC107463005 gene encoding fasciclin-like arabinogalactan protein 3: MGSRNTSVLCLALFLAFSSCIHGLDITSALSKYPEFTKFSKYLTETKLVDQINGQKAVTVLALSDDALASLDGKPQDYIKAVLANHVVTNYYDEKLLVAAVGSHEKLATLSSSGIFVNLINDGEVAFAPAEKEQYESKLVRTVDTQPESLSILEVHQPIFAPSAVANAVAATVSSEGKKVQEAAAGISGGCRVEMGLFGGVVIALVSLFASL; encoded by the coding sequence atgggttCGAGAAACACCTCTGTTCTGTGCTTGGCACTTTTCCTAGCTTTCTCTTCATGCATTCATGGGTTAGATATCACCAGCGCACTCAGCAAATACCCAGAATTCACCAAGTTCAGCAAGTACCTCACCGAAACCAAGCTTGTTGATCAAATCAACGGCCAGAAAGCCGTTACCGTCCTCGCCCTCAGCGACGACGCACTCGCCTCCCTTGACGGGAAGCCCCAGGACTACATCAAGGCAGTCCTGGCCAACCACGTGGTTACCAATTACTACGACGAGAAGCTTCTCGTCGCAGCAGTTGGTAGCCACGAGAAGTTGGCGACACTCTCATCTTCTGGAATCTTCGTCAACTTGATAAACGATGGCGAGGTGGCTTTTGCACCCGCCGAGAAAGAACAGTATGAGAGCAAGCTCGTCAGAACCGTTGACACTCAACCCGAATCACTTTCAATCTTGGAGGTTCACCAGCCTATTTTTGCTCCATCCGCCGTTGCCAACGCCGTCGCAGCCACCGTGTCGTCGGAAGGGAAGAAGGTTCAAGAAGCAGCAGCCGGTATTAGCGGCGGTTGTCGCGTCGAGATGGGGCTCTTTGGCGGAGTAGTTATTGCCTTGGTTTCGCTCTTTGCTTCATTGTAA